The region CTGGACCAGGACATTGCCGCTGAGCACCGGCAGAAGGACGGCAAAAAGCGCCAATCCCGTTGCTGCGAAAAACGCCCGGGCCTTGACGGTCTTGAAGGAAAGCAGCAGTCCGGTGCCGCACAGGATCACTGCCAACCCGAAAGGTATCAGGGCCGGCAGGGCCAACAGTCCGCCCATGACCGGATCATCGGAGAGTTCCGGCACCAGGATCAGCGCGAGCACGATCAACACGCAAAGGGTCAGAAATCCGGCATCCTGCAGGGAACGCGCCATCAGCCAGTGACCGTGACTTCGGGCCGGCCTTGCGCTGGACCATTTGACGAACAGGTCCGCGACTGGATCGATCTGAACGAGGACAGCGGCCAGACCGCCGCCTCCGGCAAGCGCCATGGCGGTCAGGAAAGCATCGCTGGCGTTGAGGAGATCCGCGGTGTCGCCGAACCATCTGCCATAGGTCACCCAGAGCAGGCAGACGGCCGCCCAGCGCGACACCGTAACCGGATGGAAAACGGCATGCGCAAGGACCGCGAGCAGAAATGTCAGGCCGATGAAATTCTCCAGCAGGCCCGAGGAGCCGATTTCCGAGCGGGCGACCTGCCAAGTAATGGCCGCAACCGCGGCCACCACGAGGAAGTCCGCGAGCCCGTCACCCAAGCGGCGGCAAGCCCGCCGACCGTGACGAGAAAAGCCCCGCCCGCCCAGTCCGACGGCAGATGGAAGATCTGCCCAACCAGGGCTATGCCGCCGACGAAGACCAGCGTCGCGAAGCCGGTCGCAAGATCCGGCAGGCCTCTTCGACCCCTTGCGGCTGCAAGCGCCGCGAGCCAATGGCTGGCGGCAACCAGAACGGCGATGCCCCCAAGCTTGAGCGA is a window of Roseibium salinum DNA encoding:
- a CDS encoding DUF2157 domain-containing protein, producing MFDWAYKRRLKDDLEAWVAKGWVSSLAATAILKEQERDDGQSRLPMALAGMGMICVALAVFAFIAANWGAIPKSLKLGGIAVLVAASHWLAALAAARGRRGLPDLATGFATLVFVGGIALVGQIFHLPSDWAGGAFLVTVGGLAAAWVTGSRTSSWWPRLRPLLGRSPARKSAPRACWRISSA